A region of the Thioploca ingrica genome:
GATCATTAATGCAGTGAAGATGGTTTATTACCTCATCCGCGCTATCTTCATTATTATTTTTAGTATTATTTCCAGTGTATTGGATGGATTAATCCGGAAAAATCCGCCACCAACGCCTTCGCCAACAACACCGACAAAAACACCACCAACCTCACCACCACCTCCGGTTATGACGCCAAGTCAGACGACTGGAAGGGCAGAACTGGGTGTTACATCATCTTTATCTTCTGCTATGGCGGCAGAACCCAGTACGACTAGGGTCACGCTATCACCAGAAGCAGCGGTAAATTCGATGACCTTGGTTGTTGTCGATACACCCTCTCGTGAGTTAACGACCTTGGCTTCGGCGACAGTTAATCCTCAGATATCAACCACTGAAAAAGAAATTATTGTTTCAGCTCAATTAGTTACCACTCCGGTGCAATCTGCTTCCACTGACGAGATAAATCGTGATCAGCCTATAGAAAAACCAACACCACTGAGTTTGGAAACCACACTAAGCAGTGAAGTAACGCCTTCTGAAGAAGAGGAATTGACTGATAACCAAGCTGACCAAGACCCCACTTTGGTTATTACTACAAGCGAAACCACTTCGCGTCAGGAAACGCCACCCACCGCTGCTGCTAAACAAACGACTTCCAGAGCATCCAAAAAGAAAGCGACTACTCGTCGTGGTATTCAGCTAAAAACTGATCTGGTAACACAATATAAACCGGAGAAATCTGATAACGGTAACGATGATTCCAATAAATCTGATTAGAGTTAGGTTAGCTGTTACCCCAATACTTCCTTATCGTCTCCTCGTTTCCACGCATCAGCGTGGAAATGCGTGTGAAAGGGGGGAATTCTTAACTAAATGGCAATGACGCTAGCATGTGGGAGCGAGAAAGGTATTTATTCCCCAATTTCACAAAGGCATAATATCTGCTTTGAACAGTTATCAGTTATCAGTAAATATCAAATTGTTAACTGTTAACAAACTAAAAGGATAAGTAAACGATGTTAAACTTTTGTCAGTATCGAATTTGCTCTATATTGCTTATTAACTTATTAATTTTTTTAAGTAAAGCGAGCTACGCTCAAGTATCGGGGTCATTGTTGATACCAACGGTTGATAATGCTTTGAATTCTCGTTGTTTAGATGCGAGTCAAACGGCTGCAAGTGTGGTTTCCCTACCCAGTGGTAGACAAATTTACAGTCACAATTCTCTCCAACCCTTGTTAGCCGCTTCAGTTACGAAGATCATTACTACGGCGGCTGCACTCCATTATTTAAGCCCAGAATATCGCTTTAAAACCCTATTTATGCATACCGGGCAACGACAAGGTGATGTTATTCAAGGTGATTTAATTATTCGAGGGGGTGGTGATCCCAAATTATCTACTGAGCAATTTTGGCGCATTGCAACCCAAATTAAAGCCAGTGGTATTAACGAAATTACCGGTGATTTAATAGTCGATGCTCATTTTTTCGATGCCTATGATCGTGCTCCCTCCTGGGAAGTTGATCGAACTCAACAAGCTTATGATGCAAAACTGGGTGCTTTATCTTTAAATTTTAATACGATTTCTGTACATCTTCAGCCAAGTGATCAGGTCGGGGAGATGATTAGGACTTGGTTAGAACCAGCAACTCCTTATATTCAATTGCAAAATACCGCAAAAACTATCCACCGAGGTAAAACGACCGTTTCTGCTTACCGTAGTCCAGAAGAATCGCTTGGGCAAGTTTACCTGTCTGTCCGTGGACAATTACCGATCGGTAGTCAAGAAAAAGTCATTCGTCTTAATATTGATAATCCTATCCGCTATGCCGCCGAAACTTTTAAAGCTATCTTACAGCAAACTGGCGTTAAAATAGATGGGATGACTAAAATTTCCTATAATCCGGTTGCCGGGCAAGAACTTTATTATCACTTATCTGACCCGTTATCACTGATTTTAAAAGAATTAAACACTTTTTCTAATAATTTTATGGCAGAACAAATACTTAAGACAATCGCCGCAGAAAAAGTGGGTACCCCGGGTTCTCACGAAAATGGATTGAAATTAGTAGAAGAGTTTCTGCAACTGAGTCACGTCAATACCCAAGGGGTTCTCCTCCAAGACGGTTCTGGTTTATCGAGAAAAAATCGCATGACCACCCAAGCTATAACTGATGTGTTAAGTAGCATGTATTCTCGATTTGATATTGGTCCAGATTTTATCACGGCATTGCGGGTTATGGGTGCAAATGGTGTTCTTTCTCAGCGGTTAGCTAAATCTCCAGCACGTGGGCAAATTCGAGCCAAAACGGGCACTTTAAATCGGGTTAGTACTTTAGCCGGCTATGTTGCCACACCGCACGGTAAAGTATTTGCCTATGCAATATTTTTGAATAATAATGGTTGTGGTCCTTGGCGAGCCGACCGGATAGAAGATCGGATAGTAAACGCAATCCATGAGTTAGGTGATAACACGATTGAATATACGGCGAGTATTGCGCAGTAATTCCGGTGCGGAAAGGGATTTTTTCTTCCAGGTTATTTTAAAAGTTACGCATTGATAAACCAATCATTTTGTCAACGCGTAACTTCTATAGTTATGGACAGGTAGTTATTGCATTAGGACATTGTTCTTCTGGCGGTAACCACCCTTCGATTTTCTGATTTTCAGTCGAATCACCTTCTACCAATAACCATTCATCTTTACAACCTAAAATACTTACCCCGCGTTCTCCCAGAAACCGACCTTGCGTTTGAGCTGTTTTAGAAGGGTCGGCATAGGCATAAGCCCAACCTTGCTGATAACCTTTCACAAAAGTACCCATTAATTTGCCATAAATCCAGGCTTCTTTATTCACTTTTACGGTTGTATAAGAATCTTCCCATTGATCAATTCTTAGCCAACCCTCTTTGGCATCTATAATATGAATAGAGGTAAAACCTTCATAATCATTGTAAGGAATACGGGAAATTATTTCTTTTTTGGGAGCACTTCTGATATTAAGACCGGTGGGATCAGTATCGATGATAAATGCCCAAACATCACACCGATTATTTGGCTTGGTAGTTGTCAATACCGCAGTGTTAGCTACTTTGCCACTTTGACGTAAATTATCTAAATAAGTTTGTAGTTCTAATACCCTATTTTTAATCAGATTTACCGTTGCTTCTAGTTTAATTGGCGTCCACATCGTTCCGGTTAAAGAATCATAAGTTTGATTGAACGATTCCAATTGGGTATTTTTATACTTAATCCAAGCATTTTGAGCTTGTTGGAGAGCTTGTTGTTCTTTTTCTTTTAAGTTATTAACCAGTAATGAATAAACCGTATTTAATTCCTGATCCCATTGATCATAGGCTTGATTAAAACACTCTATCATCCCGGCAGTGGAGTAATTTTTATTAATGCAAGCCGTTGTGGTCTTGTCAAGCGGATGAGTCGTGTTATTGAGAGGAAGTATATTTTGCTTGGGTGGTGTGGTGGAGAAGTTATTAATAGCAATAATCTGGTTACTTTTAAATTTTATTTCACCTTGCCCTATTTGGGTTCCCATCGCATTAGTGATAAGGTGGTTGGGATCTTGATTTAATAAAGCAATTTTGATTGGTTCGGTTATTATCTTGGAATAATTGGCTAAAAATTCTTGTTCATTTTTGAGGATCAATTTGTTACCCTCCAATTGAACTTCAAACGGAAATGCAATGAGACGCGCTAATTTTTCCCTTTGTTCGTGAGTGACTAACGTTTGCAAATAAACCACAAATAAACTTGCTAAACGTTCTTCATATTTTTGTGCCAAGCATCCAATGGAACTGACTTTATCTTGAAGACATAAATCGCGTTTACTTAACCAATCTTGTTGCTCTTGTTTTAATTGTTCCGCTTGAGAAGAAACCAAAGTAACTAACTGTAGGAAAAGATTATTTAGGCGTTCATCATCCTCACTGAGATAATTCTTTTCATCACAAATAATCTTTTCAGTTTCGGTAGTGGCTCGGTTACAATCAAAACTAGCTGCCATCACTGAATAGTTAATCAACGCCAGTATAATACTTATTAAGAAACTTCCATAATGGCTATATTTAGACATGATTATTTCTCCATAAAACAAATAGGGGACTATTAAATTTTTCCAGCGATACTTTAAAGCGCGATTACCCAAAAGTTCTAAGCCAATTAAGACTGAATGACTCTCTTAAAGTTAAGAAGTAACCTTTTCTCCGGTAAAATTATTTAATGAACTCATAATTAATTCTTACACAAAATACCCAAGTCTCGCAACCACAGCGTTATCTTAATTAAAAGAACCAGGGTGCGACACCGATGTTATCAGGGAATTGATCCGGACAGATATCACTGCTGATAAAGAGCCAATAAAATGAGGCGTTACGCAGTTAACTTATTGAGTAATCAGAATTATTCAGTGAACTTCTAAAATAGGAGCAATACAATTATATCTTATTCTTCATTGCGTTCCAGAGAAACTCATTGGCGGGAAACCCAGTTTTGGAAATTAATTTTAGAAAAATTTTAATAACCTTAGAGGAATATCATAATGACTCGAATGATGTGCTTCGTCCCTCAGCGCATCCTACGCGCGCGGGCTGTTAAAACATCCGACCATTGCCTAGTTTTTTCCTTATTTGCAAATATAATGTTACACTTTTACTCTAGCTTGATTCTTTACCTTTATTTGGTTGTATAACTCAATTGCTTTTTCATGCTCAAAAGTCACTGATATACAATAATCCTGCATTTTATTTGAATCAGGCATCCACTTATTGAAGTTTAACAAAACTAGGGATACGGGAGAGGTTGGTCTATTTTTGGGTTCTTTTTTATAATTTTTCCATGCTTTTTGATGACACCCGGCTTTTCTAGTATTTGCACCTGGGAATAAATCTATTTCAAATTTCTTCAAATCTTCAGGCACACCGCCATATTGTTCAGTATTTTCAGAGATAACACCGTATTTTTCAATTAAAATCTGCGGATTTATTGAATGAAAAAGATGAAATTCCATTCTGTTACCTAAATAACTATCACCACGAGTAGGGCGGGTGTCAGGACTAAAAGTTAGAGTGATAATGATTGTTTTTTTGCCACGCTCGGTGAAAAATATATCAGGGAGTTGTAAAGAATAAACTTTTATTTGATTTAAGCCAATTTTGCCTTCATCCCAAAGCACCGCTCTATTGCTATATGAATTTACTGTCCGGTCAAAATTACTTAAACCGAAACCGCAGATAGAAAGATGCTTGGTTTCGGCTGCTTTTTTATCTTTAGTCGAATAAAATTCTTTGCTCGGTGTAAATGGATAATCTGCTTCCACAAGTAACATATTTTTAATAAACAAACCAGATCGTTGCGGGAACTGGTTAGCAATTCTACCGGCCAAATGTGCAACTTTAGGCGCGGAAAAACTGGTTCCATAATCAAATTGGATAATATTGTCTGTAGTTTTATTGTTTAACAAGGCAATCTTTCCGCCCCGGTCTTCCGATATTCTGCCATGATTGCGAAAAAGAATAAGATTTCCGCCATATTCTACTAACTCAGGTTTTATCATACCATTGATACCAAAACCGGTTCGCGTAAAAGGTGATGGCTGATTTTCTTCTGCAATGACGGTTTTTATCTGCTTTGTGCCATCATATCGTTCCTTTTCAATTTTAGCTACCCCTGCAATAGAGCTAACAGTCAAGGCTAAGGCTGAAGTTGCTGGGTTGATAATTTTAAAATCAGGATTTTCTGTAAGATATGCGGGATAATTGTCTTTTATCTCAGCAATGGTTTCAAAAACATCTGAGGGTGATCGATTGCCTGCCGAAACGATAAAGACTACATCTGAAAAAATAAAGGCTAATTCATCAATAAGCGCAGCTAGTGGTAATTGCCGATGATAGTTTTTATGCCATACCTCATTACTGTTGCCTAGCGAAATATTAACCACGCGAATGTGATAATCAGGATTTGATAAAAAACTTTCTACCGCATCTTTAAATTGATGTTCGATTAATTTTTCAGGGTCATAAATTGCGGAAACCATCCCGTTCAAGTTATTTTTCTCGGCATACATGATTTTGGCAGAAAATATCCAATTTGACGGGTTAAATTCTTTATTTTTCAGGCAGAGTTCAATGTTGCCATAAGCCGCACAACCCGCAACAGCAGTGCCATGCCCCACAGTATCATGCGTCTCTTTCTGACCGGTTTGAAAGTTTTCTGCACTGCCTACACATTTCTCCAACATAGGGTGATTTGAAATAATGCCAGAATCAATAATTAATATACCAACTGCATTTTCATCAGGCGCATTGATTTCAATATCAGAAATATTAGGATTGTCATACTCAGAAGGATTGAACTGTGTTATAGAGGGTCTATCGGCTCTTGTAATTTCTTTAAGTTCTATAATTTCATCAAATATTCGTTTGGTTAGTTTGACTCTTAAAAGTACGAATGTCCGGGTTATTAGGGTATCGGTGATTCTGAATTGTGACCCATCTGAATAAGTCCGTTTTAATTCGGCAATAAATTGTTCATTTTTTTGTGGGTCGGTCATTCGCCACAATTCTATATCGATGAAATCTGCTGTTTCACCGAGTGGACTATCCTGTAATGCTTTGCCAATCTTTTTCTCTGAGGGAATATCTTGAAAAGATTCGATGGCATTAAAAAAATCATAGTTAGAACCATCTGGTTGTCCATAAATTTTTAGTTTACTTTTAAATTTAGTTAATTCAATATCGTCAGCAAAAATGACCCAATATCCTCGTTTATTCTCTGCTACCGATAAAACATGAATATCCATTCCCGTTAAGTCTTTTTCAAAGTTATCAGGCGAAACGGATTGATTTATTTTAATTTCAAATATTAAAGTAGGGTTTAGGTTGCCAGAAAATTTCTTTTTTAGGATGGTAAAATTATTTTTTATATCATTAGCATCTTTTATCGCTTGTTGAGCAAATTCAAGTTTATTTCTACCTTCTGGTAATTTATAACCACCTCCACCACCTTTTTTCTGTCTCTCTACATTTTCTGCAAAAAGGGGAAGTTTAAGATGCTCGTATTGCTCCATTATTTATCCCCCATAAGATTATTTCTTACCTTTTCCCTACGAATAAATTTCTCAATAGCACAAATAAGTTCGTTTTGTCCTAGATGACTTTTTGAATTAATAATTGCCGTTTTCATAACTTCTTCTGTCACCATTTTAATATCAGCCGGCGAAAAGCCAGCGGTCATACTGGCGGCTTTAGTGGTATCAATGTCGGTATTCATTTTAATCGGTTTTAAGTAAAAATCTAACAATTGCTGGCGGGTATTTTCATTGGGTAGTTCATAATAAATCACCTCATCAAAACGTCGCCATATTGCGGGGTCTAGCATATTCTGATGATTTGTTGCCGCTAATATAATGCTGTCACCCTTAAAGTTATCTAGCATTTGTAAAAAATTATTAACAACTCGTTTTATCTCGCCGTGTTCATGACTATCGTCTCGGTTTTTCCCAATCACATCAAATTCATCAAATAGAACTACCCAGGTGTTACTTCCAATATAATCAAATACTTTTCGCAGATTAGTTGCTGTTTCACCTAAATAGGAAGAAATAATGGCATCAAAGCGAACATATACCAAAGGAATACTTAAAATGGAACTGATAATTTGTGCAGAAAAGGTTTTTCCCGTTCCTGGCTTACCACACAGAAGAATTTTTTTCTTATTTTGCAGATTATAAGTTGCCAAAATATCAGAATCTTTAAATTCCATAACAACCTGTTCTAGTTGAACTTTTATCTCATTTACCACAATAAGGCTATCAATACTTTTATCAAACTGCTGTATTTCTAATAGTGGAAAACCTTTCTCAGTATCCCTTGGGATAGGTAAGAAATTCTTAAATCGCTTACCACCATTTTGTACACTATTTGTCGAAAAAAGAGCTTTTTCCAACTCTTTTGCAACTAAATTATGTTTTTTTCGTTTTTCGTGTTCGATATAATCTCTTGCAGTTTTGATAAAAGTCTCGCTATCTTTGTCATTAAAGGACAAAAACAATTGTTTTATTAACTCTGCAGTTGTCATTTTTCCCCTTACTTTTCAAAGTTAGGTCTTATTATTCAATGTTATTTTCAAATCCACGCCCACACGCCTTACATTTTTTAATTGCAAAACTTTCTTATCCGTCATTATCTGCAACCTAGGTAAGGTAAATAAACCGCGTCCATTATCAATTAAAATACAAGTTGCCATGTAAATAATCCATTCATCAACTAAATTAGTAATATATCAGTTTTCCCATCACCATTGAAGTCGCCAGTGATATTGTTAGTGACACCACCCCAATAACTATTCCAATACCCACTCCCAGGTCCATCGAAATTCAGAGATTCAGCGGGTAGCCCGTATGAAACGAAGTGAAATGCGAAAATAGTCGAGAAAACCACCCCATTCCCAGATTCCACTACGTTCCATCTGGACTACGCTGGCTGATGAAAGATGATCCTGATTAGGTAATGAGTAAAGATTCAGTGGAAGTTCTTTTGGGGAGGCAAGAATAATAGTAAAACTATGTTGAGATTGACAATATATCAGTTTTGCGCAAAAAACGGAAAGGACTGCCACAGTTAGGGGGTTTGCGATGAATGGAGATTGTCGATAATTATCTTGCACATCTTTAAACAACATGTGCCTTGCTATAATAATTAGAGAAAACCCTTAGAGAAAACCCTATAATTATCGAAATAGTCAAACGCGAAAGGTGAATAACAAGAGTGATTTGATTGATTGAATTAAATTGGTTTGCAGCTTTGATAATGAAGTTAATCCCTTCTCCCTGCATCCTAGGCAATAAAAAATACAGAAAGTTACTTATAACTATGAATACTACCATAGCATAGAGTAGTCGGTTATTTTTAACTTTATATCCCCAAATCAGGAGAGCAGCAGCAACGGTAAATACTAAGGGTCCAATTATGTGGCCAAAGAAAAATATTTGAAATATCAGGGTTCCAAAAATAATAACCATTGAAAACAATCCAATAATATTCATCACAGGTTGAACAAATCCACCAGCCGGATATTGGATGAAGTAGCGGTGTTCAATGCAATAAAATTGATGAATCTTTATCCGGATGGCAAAATTTAACGAGTCAAGAAAATTTTACCTTGACCACTTTACTCAATGAGTTGGAAAATTAGGGGAGTTACTCATTAGAACGTGTTAAACAATCCTTAGATCGTCTCACGCTTAGTTTCATCGTTAAAAAACAACAGCCGTATTATACTTATTGTGTGCCATTGTTTCGTAATCGACTGTTACAAGAAGATTTGAAAGAATTGTTAAAACACGAAAGTTCGATTTTCTAGCATCACTGCTATTTATCTCACTCAACCCGCTAGCTTTTTTCCCTTGATTGCACAATTCTTCTCCAAATTGAGTTTTGGAATGCCTTAAATCTAACTCAGTTGGGTATCTTTTATTGCAAACCGAGCTTGTTTAATCGGTATTCTCCAGTCAAACCTCACTGCCATTAAGTTAAGGAGTTTCCTCCTTAACAAAGGGAGCAGGGGGGATTTAAACTGAATCTTACTTTCTTGGTGAAGTTAAGTTAAATTGATTTATAGTTTAGGTTCAACGCCTAAAGCTCTTAACTGTGCTGCTAATTGCTCAGCGCGTCGCCATTCTTGTTCAGCACGTTGTCGCTCTTGTTCAGCACGTTGTCGTTCTTGTTCAGCACGTTGTCGTTCTTGTTCGGCACGTTGTCGCTCTTGTTCGGCACGCTGTTGTTCTTGAGTAACTTGTTCACTTGCGGTTGGCAGCCAATTATTCTGGGTATCATACCAACGTAACCATTTACGTTCCATGCCTTGATAAGTTCCTAACCAAACCCCTAAACCAAGTTCGATCTCGGACAACCATAATCGTTCCCCCGGTAAACTTAATTCTCGATAGCGATTTCCAACTAATTCAAATGCTTGAAACTTATTTGTGTAGCGACTAAATACGACATAATAGGGAATACGTAAGATCTGTTCATACACTTCCCATTTGGTTGGAGGTTGATTAATATCACGTAAAGTCTGGCCTAAATCTTCTTTTTCGGTACCCGGTGAGAGTAATTCCATCACCAGAAAGGGCGCTATCCCTTCTTGCCAAATGACATAACTTAAACGTAAATTTTGTTCAAACAAGGGAGAAACGCCTAATACCACGAACCAATCGGGACGTTTATGCCAATTAACATGACGAACATCGTAATATAAGTTAAGATCGCGGGCTATGAAAAATTGCTCTGGAGAATAATGTGATGGGCAAAAAGTTTCCCGTAATAACTGGGGTTGAAAATCATGAAAAATGTCAGGCAAACCAGGTTCCTCCGGATCTTCACTGGGTAGGTCATACATGGTAGGTAAAGTTTCTCTTGGTGGACGTGGGGGGTCCGTTTGCGAAATGAAAGTGGCCGGTTCTAGCTGATTCATTGCCATAAGAATTCCTTTTGGTATTAAGTGTTGGATTTCCTTTCGTTAGGCCAACTGGGGGATTAGGTACGGGATTCTAACCGACTCGCTTAAGTTGATGGTTGTAATTAATTACCTTCTGCAGACGGTGAATTAATCAGTTTTTGGATACTGGTTAAAGTCCGTGCCCAGGGTTGAGTGTTTTGCCGTAGTGAAGCCGGTAAATTTTCCAGCGCCGCTAGTGCTTCGGAGCGATTAGGATAAAGACCATGAACTAAGACATACCAATTTTTGTTACGATAAGTGGTTTTAAACATAGCTACATCGGCGAGTGGATGTTGAGCCAGAAATTTCTTTAAAGTTTCTTGGTCATGGGCACCGAGTACTTGTAGAGTATAAGCATTCGGGTTCTGATGACGTAACCAGTCTTCTCCCTTAATGTGGTTCTCATCAAGCCATTGGGGAGTTGATTCGGGAGTTGATGGGGATTTATTAGCACTTGGCAAAACGGTTGACTCTACCGGTTCACTTGGAACCGATTCTGATAGTGAATCCTCTGCTGGCTCTTCCATTGGAGATAAAGTGGCTAAATCTGAATTCGCTTTAGGTAAGTGAATCTGAGCCGGTAAATCAGTTTCACCTTCTGGTAAAGCCGGATTTACCAAAACTTCATTAAATAAGGAATTTGAAGAAGGTTGTTCTGTTGGCAAGGAATTACTTATCGCCGGTAAAGGAGATATTTCCTTACTGGGTTTAAAAGATTGCCAATAAATTAATACGGCAATACTCAATAACACCAATATGATAGGAATACCCCACACTAATTTTGAGTAGGACCAAGCACCGGTTAAGCTGGGGATATAAGGTCGCTGTTCAGCAAATTGACGCAAAATTTGTTGTGCCACTAGGTTAATTTCGCCAGGAACGCCTTCGGTATCATCAGAAATTTTTTTAATGATGTCGCTAGTAAACGGGTGAATATGACTATATTGACTGTTTTGTAAGCGAAATTGCAGGTAATCACGAACTTGAGTTTTAGAAAAAGGTGGGACGTCAAGCGTGTGAATTAACGTATTATGGACAATATTAAATTCTGGGGTTGCTAAAATGCTTGTCATTTGA
Encoded here:
- a CDS encoding D-Ala-D-Ala carboxypeptidase, with the protein product MLNFCQYRICSILLINLLIFLSKASYAQVSGSLLIPTVDNALNSRCLDASQTAASVVSLPSGRQIYSHNSLQPLLAASVTKIITTAAALHYLSPEYRFKTLFMHTGQRQGDVIQGDLIIRGGGDPKLSTEQFWRIATQIKASGINEITGDLIVDAHFFDAYDRAPSWEVDRTQQAYDAKLGALSLNFNTISVHLQPSDQVGEMIRTWLEPATPYIQLQNTAKTIHRGKTTVSAYRSPEESLGQVYLSVRGQLPIGSQEKVIRLNIDNPIRYAAETFKAILQQTGVKIDGMTKISYNPVAGQELYYHLSDPLSLILKELNTFSNNFMAEQILKTIAAEKVGTPGSHENGLKLVEEFLQLSHVNTQGVLLQDGSGLSRKNRMTTQAITDVLSSMYSRFDIGPDFITALRVMGANGVLSQRLAKSPARGQIRAKTGTLNRVSTLAGYVATPHGKVFAYAIFLNNNGCGPWRADRIEDRIVNAIHELGDNTIEYTASIAQ
- a CDS encoding subtilisin-like serine protease — its product is MEQYEHLKLPLFAENVERQKKGGGGGYKLPEGRNKLEFAQQAIKDANDIKNNFTILKKKFSGNLNPTLIFEIKINQSVSPDNFEKDLTGMDIHVLSVAENKRGYWVIFADDIELTKFKSKLKIYGQPDGSNYDFFNAIESFQDIPSEKKIGKALQDSPLGETADFIDIELWRMTDPQKNEQFIAELKRTYSDGSQFRITDTLITRTFVLLRVKLTKRIFDEIIELKEITRADRPSITQFNPSEYDNPNISDIEINAPDENAVGILIIDSGIISNHPMLEKCVGSAENFQTGQKETHDTVGHGTAVAGCAAYGNIELCLKNKEFNPSNWIFSAKIMYAEKNNLNGMVSAIYDPEKLIEHQFKDAVESFLSNPDYHIRVVNISLGNSNEVWHKNYHRQLPLAALIDELAFIFSDVVFIVSAGNRSPSDVFETIAEIKDNYPAYLTENPDFKIINPATSALALTVSSIAGVAKIEKERYDGTKQIKTVIAEENQPSPFTRTGFGINGMIKPELVEYGGNLILFRNHGRISEDRGGKIALLNNKTTDNIIQFDYGTSFSAPKVAHLAGRIANQFPQRSGLFIKNMLLVEADYPFTPSKEFYSTKDKKAAETKHLSICGFGLSNFDRTVNSYSNRAVLWDEGKIGLNQIKVYSLQLPDIFFTERGKKTIIITLTFSPDTRPTRGDSYLGNRMEFHLFHSINPQILIEKYGVISENTEQYGGVPEDLKKFEIDLFPGANTRKAGCHQKAWKNYKKEPKNRPTSPVSLVLLNFNKWMPDSNKMQDYCISVTFEHEKAIELYNQIKVKNQARVKV
- a CDS encoding ATPase AAA — translated: MTTAELIKQLFLSFNDKDSETFIKTARDYIEHEKRKKHNLVAKELEKALFSTNSVQNGGKRFKNFLPIPRDTEKGFPLLEIQQFDKSIDSLIVVNEIKVQLEQVVMEFKDSDILATYNLQNKKKILLCGKPGTGKTFSAQIISSILSIPLVYVRFDAIISSYLGETATNLRKVFDYIGSNTWVVLFDEFDVIGKNRDDSHEHGEIKRVVNNFLQMLDNFKGDSIILAATNHQNMLDPAIWRRFDEVIYYELPNENTRQQLLDFYLKPIKMNTDIDTTKAASMTAGFSPADIKMVTEEVMKTAIINSKSHLGQNELICAIEKFIRREKVRNNLMGDK
- a CDS encoding sporulation related protein, encoding MLELEAYPSHFDDPFGAKLYRYFLTPELSQRLNLIRHLLQNSEQLLLILAEIGCGKTALLSQLKKISAQQCEHWWVYTLESSPALSPEALIATILAEFHVRQDGKPMSVLQESLRSHIAATRYNGQLPVLLVDDAHMLPLATLKLIVDLAMQGEALTRMRVALLCEPQMTSILATPEFNIVHNTLIHTLDVPPFSKTQVRDYLQFRLQNSQYSHIHPFTSDIIKKISDDTEGVPGEINLVAQQILRQFAEQRPYIPSLTGAWSYSKLVWGIPIILVLLSIAVLIYWQSFKPSKEISPLPAISNSLPTEQPSSNSLFNEVLVNPALPEGETDLPAQIHLPKANSDLATLSPMEEPAEDSLSESVPSEPVESTVLPSANKSPSTPESTPQWLDENHIKGEDWLRHQNPNAYTLQVLGAHDQETLKKFLAQHPLADVAMFKTTYRNKNWYVLVHGLYPNRSEALAALENLPASLRQNTQPWARTLTSIQKLINSPSAEGN